A single Acidaminococcus sp. DNA region contains:
- a CDS encoding TatD family hydrolase: protein MSRLPLFDTHAHLDTEEFDADRDELIAQIGKSMLGFIDPGCDIPSCEAAVALAHKYPFVFAAVGLHPEDIGHCQFSDLKRVEEMTKDPRVVAIGEIGLDYYNDEASPHDLQKKYLCAQFDLARRTGLPVIIHDRDAHEDMLDFVKSEGKGVSGVMHCYSGDWDMAKELLDLGWYFGFGGTSTFKHDHGVRDILTKMPMDRILFETDSPYMAPVPYRGKRNCPLYVEKVAELAASLKNVSSLEMMQNATKNSKNLFFKLKID, encoded by the coding sequence ATGAGCCGCCTGCCTTTATTTGATACGCACGCGCATCTGGATACGGAAGAGTTTGACGCCGACCGCGATGAGCTGATTGCACAGATTGGAAAGTCCATGCTGGGGTTTATCGACCCCGGCTGTGACATTCCGAGCTGCGAAGCGGCTGTGGCCCTGGCTCACAAGTATCCTTTCGTGTTTGCTGCTGTCGGGCTGCACCCGGAAGATATCGGGCACTGTCAGTTCAGCGATTTGAAGCGGGTCGAGGAAATGACCAAAGATCCGCGTGTCGTCGCTATCGGAGAAATCGGGCTCGATTATTACAACGACGAAGCATCTCCCCATGACCTGCAGAAGAAGTATCTCTGTGCCCAGTTTGACCTGGCCCGGCGCACGGGGCTTCCCGTGATTATCCACGACCGGGATGCGCACGAAGATATGCTGGATTTCGTCAAAAGCGAAGGAAAAGGGGTTTCCGGCGTGATGCATTGTTACTCCGGGGACTGGGATATGGCGAAGGAACTGCTTGATTTAGGATGGTATTTTGGTTTTGGAGGGACGAGTACCTTCAAACATGACCATGGTGTCCGTGACATATTGACGAAAATGCCAATGGACCGCATCCTTTTCGAGACGGATTCCCCTTATATGGCACCCGTTCCCTATCGGGGCAAGAGAAACTGTCCACTGTACGTGGAAAAGGTAGCAGAATTGGCTGCGTCACTTAAGAACGTTTCTTCCTTAGAAATGATGCAAAATGCCACAAAAAATTCAAAAAATCTCTTTTTCAAGCTGAAAATTGACTAA
- a CDS encoding 3D domain-containing protein, which produces MHNPSRWKRPEKWIVVCLLLITSLNFLGFSTAPKKVKVNVDGQTISLSTRAVTVKGALEDAGVVLNDADGYDVVGDGKYEDGSTIEVIRAIPVKVWQNGRTTEYTIGRKTVKEVLDAVGVNYEGYHTYPSLDAPVAAGMTINVVSPTTEITKESEAVPYTTELRNNDNLPRGRRNVVSPGKDGEAVVTYRVINIGSQKVRKEIAREVVSNPVPEVVEVGTGANQMVQTSRGYVRYRSAMTAEASAYTLAEGSGTGLTSTGVVPYHGIVAVDPDVIPYGTRMYIPGYGFAVAGDCGGDINGNRIDLYMDSYSDAIQWGRRDVTVYFLE; this is translated from the coding sequence TTGCATAATCCAAGTCGATGGAAGCGTCCTGAAAAGTGGATTGTCGTATGCTTGCTGCTCATAACCAGCTTGAACTTCCTCGGTTTTTCTACTGCACCGAAAAAAGTGAAGGTCAATGTGGATGGGCAGACGATATCCCTGTCGACTCGGGCTGTTACAGTCAAAGGAGCCCTGGAAGACGCCGGTGTAGTTCTGAACGATGCTGACGGATATGACGTTGTCGGGGACGGAAAATATGAGGATGGTTCAACAATTGAAGTCATCCGTGCAATTCCGGTCAAGGTCTGGCAGAACGGCAGAACAACCGAGTATACCATTGGACGTAAGACGGTAAAAGAAGTATTGGATGCCGTAGGTGTAAATTACGAAGGGTATCATACATATCCTTCCCTGGATGCCCCGGTAGCAGCGGGCATGACGATCAATGTTGTTTCTCCTACGACAGAAATCACGAAGGAATCCGAAGCGGTTCCTTACACCACAGAACTCAGAAACAACGACAATCTGCCCCGCGGCAGACGTAACGTAGTTTCTCCCGGTAAAGACGGCGAAGCTGTGGTGACGTATCGAGTCATCAATATTGGCAGTCAGAAAGTCAGAAAAGAAATTGCCCGTGAGGTTGTTTCGAACCCCGTTCCTGAAGTCGTTGAAGTAGGGACCGGAGCCAACCAAATGGTACAAACCTCCCGCGGCTATGTCCGTTATCGTTCTGCCATGACGGCAGAAGCTTCTGCATATACCCTGGCAGAAGGCAGCGGTACGGGACTGACTTCCACAGGGGTTGTTCCCTATCATGGAATCGTAGCAGTCGATCCTGATGTAATTCCGTATGGCACGAGAATGTATATTCCCGGATACGGTTTTGCAGTAGCCGGTGACTGCGGCGGGGACATAAACGGTAATCGTATCGACCTTTATATGGATTCTTATTCGGATGCCATTCAGTGGGGCCGACGAGATGTGACCGTTTACTTCTTAGAGTAA